AGTGATTCATGTCACTTGTTTACACAAAGTTGATTCCTTTTTTATAATGTAAGAATCTGTTCAGTTTTGTGTAATTGGGTGGTTTTTGTTGtgcagagaagaagagaagatgtAGTAAGGGTTTCAGGTTCACCATGGCTTCTATAGTGCTTACCACAATTCAACGGTTAGGCCTGCACCAACGAAACAAGCGGGAGGATCAAGTCtgtgaggaggaagaagaaagtgagTCACAGTGTTTGTTGCCTCCTCCTAGGAAAGGAGGGATGTCGAGGAGTACTGACAAGATTAAGAGGACTGTGCAGTGGACTGATAACAAAGGAGACAATCTTGCTGAGGTTTTAGTTTATGAACCAAGGTAAAGATATTATCACAAGGAAC
The window above is part of the Brassica napus cultivar Da-Ae chromosome C8, Da-Ae, whole genome shotgun sequence genome. Proteins encoded here:
- the LOC106443965 gene encoding uncharacterized protein LOC106443965 isoform X2 — translated: MASIVLTTIQRLGLHQRNKREDQVCEEEEESESQCLLPPPRKGGMSRSTDKIKRTVQWTDNKGDNLAEVLVYEPSEVSDSDACICTIM
- the LOC106443965 gene encoding uncharacterized protein LOC106443965 isoform X3, coding for MASIVLTTIQRLGLHQRNKREDQVCEEEEESESQCLLPPPRKGGMSRSTDKIKRTVQWTDNKGDNLAEVLVYEPSNQYL
- the LOC106443965 gene encoding uncharacterized protein LOC106443965 isoform X1 yields the protein MASIVLTTIQRLGLHQRNKREDQVCEEEEESESQCLLPPPRKGGMSRSTDKIKRTVQWTDNKGDNLAEVLVYEPSEVSDSDACICTIINQYL